The following coding sequences lie in one Niabella agricola genomic window:
- a CDS encoding N-acetylmuramic acid 6-phosphate etherase: MQNRITEQPSGYRSLEKKTTEELTMLINREDQRVAPAVEKELPRINALIEAIVAKITNGGRLFYVGAGSSGRLSVLDVIELPTTYGVSPDLFQVILAGGVDRLVEAREEMEDDKNEAWEKLEERGINKKDIVVGISASGTTPFVLAALTQCRKANIDTGCIVSNPDSPIAAQALYPVEVITGPEFITGSTRMKCATAHKMIFDMISTTTMVRLGRIIDNQMVNVKLINNKITDRATKMLMRLGNINDYDTAREILFRNGSVQNALKSLDAGNYPV; encoded by the coding sequence ATGCAGAATAGAATTACAGAACAGCCATCCGGCTACAGGAGCCTTGAAAAGAAGACAACTGAAGAGTTAACCATGCTGATCAACAGGGAAGATCAGCGGGTTGCGCCTGCGGTGGAAAAAGAATTACCCCGGATCAATGCGTTAATAGAGGCCATTGTAGCAAAAATCACCAATGGCGGAAGACTGTTTTATGTAGGCGCCGGCAGCAGTGGCCGCTTATCTGTTTTAGATGTGATTGAGCTTCCGACTACCTATGGCGTTTCACCTGATTTATTCCAGGTCATCCTCGCCGGAGGCGTAGACCGGTTAGTGGAAGCCCGCGAAGAAATGGAAGATGACAAAAATGAAGCCTGGGAAAAACTGGAAGAAAGAGGGATTAACAAAAAAGATATTGTAGTGGGCATCTCCGCCAGCGGTACCACTCCCTTTGTGTTGGCAGCACTCACACAATGCAGAAAAGCAAACATCGATACCGGATGCATTGTAAGCAATCCGGATAGTCCTATTGCCGCACAGGCGCTGTATCCGGTAGAAGTTATAACCGGACCTGAATTTATAACCGGCAGTACGCGTATGAAATGTGCTACGGCCCACAAAATGATCTTTGACATGATCAGTACCACTACCATGGTGCGTCTGGGGCGCATCATCGATAACCAGATGGTAAATGTAAAGCTCATCAATAATAAAATCACCGACCGGGCCACAAAGATGCTCATGAGGCTGGGGAATATCAACGATTATGATACCGCAAGAGAAATCCTGTTCAGGAATGGCAGCGTGCAGAATGCACTGAAGTCGCTGGACGCCGGCAATTACCCCGTATAA
- a CDS encoding sugar MFS transporter gives MPRQTSTIASGEQQSIKKSLIIIGLLFSVFGFVTWLSSVLIPYLKLACELNNTQAYLVAFALYISYFVMALPGGWILKKTGFKKGISLGLIIMAVGSLIFIPAALSRTYPVFLTGLFVQGAGLSILQTASNPYVTILGPRKTAARRISIMGICNGIAGIIAPIVLGSVILNDTDAISKNIAQLNPAAKIAELNALAHRVILPYIIMAIVLVILALLVHYSGLPEVEEEEDAAASTAANNKKSILQFPHLLIGAFTLFLYVGAEVISGNTIIDYGSYQGIPMVTAKFFTSMTLTAMLIGYLIGIISMPRFLSQEKALQYSALAGIVFLLCALFTTGYLSVLFIALLGLANALMWPAIWPLAIANLGRFTKIGSSLLIMSICGGALLPLVYGHFADISNPQKAYWIVAPCYLMILYYSLRGYKIRTQ, from the coding sequence ATGCCCAGGCAAACGTCAACAATCGCTTCAGGTGAACAGCAGTCGATCAAAAAATCGCTGATCATCATCGGCCTTTTATTTTCCGTATTTGGCTTTGTGACCTGGCTGAGCTCCGTATTGATTCCCTATTTAAAATTAGCATGCGAGTTAAACAATACGCAGGCCTACCTCGTAGCCTTTGCGCTTTATATTTCTTACTTTGTGATGGCCCTGCCCGGAGGCTGGATCCTGAAAAAAACCGGTTTTAAAAAAGGCATATCGCTGGGATTGATCATCATGGCAGTCGGCTCGCTGATCTTCATTCCCGCAGCTTTATCCCGCACCTATCCGGTTTTCTTAACCGGGCTATTTGTACAGGGTGCCGGCCTTTCGATTCTGCAAACCGCATCCAATCCCTATGTAACCATTTTAGGACCTCGTAAAACCGCCGCCAGGCGTATCAGCATTATGGGGATCTGCAACGGGATTGCCGGCATTATCGCACCCATTGTTCTGGGCTCGGTTATTTTAAACGATACCGATGCCATCAGTAAAAACATAGCGCAACTGAACCCCGCGGCGAAAATAGCGGAGCTAAACGCATTGGCACACCGGGTGATCCTTCCGTATATCATAATGGCGATTGTACTCGTGATACTGGCGCTCCTGGTACATTATTCAGGCCTCCCCGAGGTTGAGGAAGAAGAAGATGCAGCAGCAAGCACAGCGGCTAATAACAAAAAATCCATTCTCCAGTTTCCGCATCTTTTAATCGGCGCCTTCACCCTGTTCCTGTATGTTGGAGCGGAAGTCATTTCCGGCAATACGATTATCGACTATGGGTCCTACCAGGGCATTCCCATGGTAACCGCAAAGTTCTTCACAAGCATGACCTTAACCGCCATGCTTATCGGGTATTTAATTGGCATCATCAGCATGCCCAGGTTCCTGTCACAGGAAAAAGCCCTGCAATATTCCGCTTTGGCGGGTATCGTCTTCCTGTTATGCGCTTTATTTACCACGGGCTATCTTTCTGTATTGTTTATCGCGTTGCTGGGATTGGCGAATGCGCTTATGTGGCCGGCTATATGGCCCCTGGCTATCGCAAATCTGGGTCGGTTTACTAAAATCGGATCCTCGTTACTGATCATGAGCATCTGCGGCGGCGCTTTATTACCGCTGGTATACGGGCATTTTGCAGACATCTCCAATCCTCAAAAAGCCTACTGGATTGTAGCTCCCTGTTATTTAATGATTCTTTACTACTCCCTCCGGGGATATAAAATACGCACACAATAA
- a CDS encoding DegT/DnrJ/EryC1/StrS family aminotransferase, giving the protein MNKKQYSRRKFISVLSASSAALTIPSVVSAGPHIKASTARLAISGGTPVRTQPWPQWPNMIVDDNMIANITTTTKSGAWSRISNPVHGTVATFEKKYAALTGAKYCVGTGSGTQALGVCIDALGIQPGDEVITSSYTDFGTISAILAARALPIFADLDYRSYQIDPAAIAQKITPNTKAIMPVHIMGSACNMDAIMAVANKHNIPVIEDACQANFAKYKGRQLGTIGQLGCFSFQGSKQIAAGEGGAVIGNDDVLMDKVYTIQNHGTNKKGQNTTIGQKMRMNEFEGSIILSQLDKAVERFEKRNENANYLSSKIKNIPGLTPQLQYEGSNSSGYYLYAFTYDKKHFNNVERQVFLKALNAEGIPAGGYIKGMQHDLWATNILELGNYKKNYTKQQIKLFKDSLVLPSCDRVTETVVVISAGAILLGTKADMDDIINALEKVYNNRNSLS; this is encoded by the coding sequence ATGAACAAAAAACAATACTCCCGCAGAAAATTCATCTCGGTATTATCTGCCAGCTCAGCAGCCCTTACCATCCCTTCGGTGGTATCAGCCGGACCGCATATTAAAGCCAGCACGGCCAGGCTTGCGATAAGCGGCGGCACACCGGTAAGAACACAACCCTGGCCGCAATGGCCCAACATGATTGTTGACGACAACATGATTGCCAATATCACGACCACCACAAAAAGCGGAGCCTGGAGCAGGATCAGTAATCCCGTTCACGGAACCGTGGCCACTTTTGAAAAAAAATACGCAGCGCTCACCGGTGCAAAATACTGTGTAGGAACCGGCTCGGGAACACAGGCACTGGGTGTTTGCATAGATGCCCTAGGCATACAACCCGGCGATGAGGTCATTACCTCTTCCTATACCGACTTCGGCACCATCTCTGCAATACTGGCCGCCCGGGCACTTCCGATATTTGCTGACCTGGATTACCGAAGCTACCAGATTGATCCGGCAGCAATAGCTCAAAAGATCACTCCAAACACCAAGGCGATTATGCCAGTGCACATTATGGGCTCGGCCTGTAATATGGACGCAATAATGGCGGTAGCCAACAAACACAATATCCCGGTAATTGAAGATGCCTGCCAGGCAAACTTTGCCAAATACAAAGGCCGCCAGTTAGGAACCATCGGTCAGCTGGGATGTTTCAGCTTCCAGGGCAGCAAACAAATCGCTGCCGGCGAAGGCGGTGCTGTTATCGGCAACGATGATGTCCTGATGGATAAAGTGTATACCATACAAAATCACGGCACCAATAAGAAAGGACAGAATACGACCATCGGTCAGAAAATGCGGATGAACGAATTTGAAGGCAGCATCATCCTCTCGCAACTCGATAAAGCCGTTGAACGTTTTGAAAAACGCAATGAAAATGCCAATTACCTGAGCAGCAAAATAAAAAACATACCCGGCCTGACGCCACAGCTCCAATATGAAGGATCTAACAGCTCCGGCTACTACCTATACGCTTTCACCTACGACAAAAAGCATTTTAACAACGTGGAACGGCAGGTATTTCTGAAAGCGTTGAATGCAGAAGGAATACCGGCAGGCGGCTATATCAAAGGTATGCAGCATGATTTGTGGGCCACCAATATTTTGGAACTCGGCAACTACAAAAAAAACTATACCAAACAACAGATCAAACTTTTTAAAGACAGCCTGGTACTGCCCTCCTGCGACAGAGTAACAGAAACGGTTGTGGTGATCAGCGCCGGAGCGATTTTACTCGGTACCAAAGCGGATATGGACGACATCATTAATGCATTGGAAAAAGTATACAACAACAGAAACAGTCTTTCCTGA
- a CDS encoding amidohydrolase family protein, translating into MAKEKSTRRDFIRRSSVLGAGLFTMASVKGDVWQQSLKAPAREKIIDIHQHTDYSDRSNEALLAHQKTMGVDYTVLLPSGHPVSMGSTHYGVSNGLQAKATPNEACYQLAQQYKGIYFFGANEVPDVPDAVKEIEKYLKLGACVIGELKFNIDCDSKEMQAIYKLAQDYDVPVLIHFQYKMYNWGFERLHNMLRKYKKVNFIGHAQTWWANIDKNHSNQNILYPTGKVTPGGMTDMLLTRYDNVYGDLSAGSGLAAMTRDEDFTRSFLKRHQDKLIYGSDCSDSVGTGKACTGWQAIEAIRKLAPDKNAERKMFFDNANRLFKLKL; encoded by the coding sequence ATGGCAAAAGAGAAATCAACCCGGAGAGATTTTATCAGGCGATCATCCGTCCTGGGCGCCGGTCTTTTTACGATGGCTTCTGTAAAAGGAGATGTATGGCAGCAGTCGTTGAAAGCCCCCGCCCGGGAAAAAATCATAGACATTCATCAGCATACGGATTATTCAGACCGGAGCAATGAGGCATTATTAGCCCATCAGAAGACAATGGGGGTCGACTATACCGTTCTTCTTCCCTCCGGTCATCCGGTGAGCATGGGCTCTACTCATTATGGCGTTTCAAACGGGTTGCAGGCAAAGGCCACACCCAATGAAGCCTGCTATCAGCTGGCGCAACAATACAAGGGAATTTATTTCTTCGGTGCCAACGAAGTACCCGATGTACCGGACGCTGTAAAAGAAATTGAAAAATATTTAAAACTGGGCGCCTGCGTGATCGGTGAGCTGAAGTTTAATATTGACTGCGATTCAAAAGAAATGCAGGCTATTTACAAGTTAGCACAGGATTACGATGTGCCGGTACTGATCCATTTCCAGTACAAAATGTACAACTGGGGATTTGAACGGTTGCACAATATGCTGCGCAAGTACAAAAAAGTAAATTTCATCGGGCATGCACAAACATGGTGGGCCAATATTGATAAAAATCACAGCAACCAGAACATACTCTACCCTACCGGAAAAGTGACGCCAGGAGGCATGACGGACATGTTGCTCACCCGGTACGATAATGTTTACGGCGACCTCTCCGCCGGCTCGGGCCTGGCCGCAATGACACGTGATGAAGACTTCACAAGGTCGTTCTTAAAACGCCACCAGGATAAGCTGATCTATGGCAGTGATTGTTCAGATTCCGTTGGAACCGGAAAAGCCTGTACCGGTTGGCAGGCCATAGAAGCGATCAGAAAGCTTGCCCCGGATAAAAATGCAGAACGAAAAATGTTTTTTGATAATGCCAACCGGCTGTTCAAGTTAAAATTGTAA
- a CDS encoding carbohydrate-binding protein: MMQHLFNNMRMKFVPTIFFISQKAAALHKVFILATLLLSATVLYAQQKAGTPVTIAAGVASTDITPQFPIRMAGYAARLSTDADSVLQPIAAKALALGSDAQHPTLLLTVDLVGIPWRITKNVTDFLAKEKGINPSQVAIFASHTHGGPEVGNLINILQYRDGRFTDSLLALKQLIEITQYTEQLTQKLKDLAVAALNNRKPSLISWGQGQAQFAKNRRTKDGPVDLALPILKITDPNGALKAVFMNYACHGTTLGGDAHKIHGDWIAEAHRLIEQRHPGTTALIALGCAGDANPEPRGTLENMQRHGKEIADNIDKLLTAQLQPLHTAPSGTMQWIKLPFSKVPSAAELVEWTKDASIKGYYARLALERLERGETIPAAVDYSFQVWNFDNKMAMVNLAGEVVVDYSIRLKEAYGAERLWVNAYANDVPSYIASRRVIGEGGYEPESSMYWYNKPSPFVPEVEDIIVNAVGGLMPAAFKDQRPATNKLQPVQKEEDGSYNLSSWLAGTEGSRIKYMPEWKAFGWFDAKDKAIWNVNIAKTGRYDVYLEWSVSDANAGKTFEVTAGAKRIKSKVDKTGSWFTYRTKKIGSLQFLKGITSIVLQSGASNEKGSMFDVRALRLVPVK; this comes from the coding sequence ATGATGCAACATCTATTCAACAATATGCGCATGAAGTTTGTACCAACCATTTTTTTTATTTCCCAAAAAGCTGCTGCGCTGCATAAGGTATTTATATTGGCAACCCTCTTGCTGTCAGCTACAGTTCTTTACGCCCAACAGAAAGCAGGTACCCCGGTAACCATCGCCGCCGGTGTAGCCAGCACCGATATTACGCCCCAGTTTCCCATCCGTATGGCCGGTTATGCAGCGCGGCTCAGTACCGATGCCGATAGTGTGCTGCAACCGATCGCCGCAAAGGCACTTGCCCTGGGCAGCGATGCACAACACCCAACCCTGCTGCTCACCGTAGACCTGGTAGGGATCCCCTGGCGCATTACGAAAAATGTAACCGATTTTCTCGCAAAAGAAAAAGGGATCAATCCTTCACAGGTAGCCATTTTCGCCTCCCATACGCATGGCGGGCCCGAGGTAGGCAACCTGATCAATATCCTGCAATACAGGGATGGCCGTTTTACAGATTCCCTTTTAGCGCTGAAACAACTCATAGAGATTACGCAATATACCGAGCAGCTTACACAAAAGCTGAAAGACCTCGCCGTGGCCGCCTTAAACAACCGCAAGCCCTCCCTTATTTCATGGGGCCAGGGACAGGCGCAGTTTGCAAAGAATCGGCGTACCAAGGACGGCCCCGTAGACCTGGCGCTCCCTATCCTGAAAATAACGGATCCCAATGGCGCACTGAAAGCCGTTTTTATGAACTATGCCTGTCATGGTACCACGCTGGGAGGAGATGCGCATAAGATCCACGGCGACTGGATCGCAGAGGCGCACCGGCTTATTGAACAGCGGCATCCCGGCACCACGGCCCTCATCGCATTGGGCTGCGCCGGGGATGCCAACCCCGAGCCACGCGGCACTCTTGAAAATATGCAGCGGCATGGTAAAGAGATTGCCGACAATATCGACAAGCTGCTGACGGCACAGCTGCAACCGCTGCACACCGCACCTTCCGGTACAATGCAGTGGATCAAGCTGCCCTTCTCAAAAGTGCCGTCAGCAGCCGAACTCGTTGAATGGACCAAAGACGCATCCATAAAAGGATACTATGCGCGGCTCGCACTTGAACGGCTGGAAAGAGGAGAAACGATCCCTGCTGCCGTAGATTATTCCTTCCAGGTTTGGAACTTCGATAACAAAATGGCCATGGTAAACCTGGCCGGCGAAGTGGTGGTCGATTATTCAATACGTCTGAAAGAAGCCTACGGTGCCGAACGGCTTTGGGTAAACGCATACGCCAATGACGTGCCTTCCTATATTGCATCGCGCCGCGTTATCGGCGAGGGTGGTTATGAACCCGAAAGCAGTATGTACTGGTACAATAAGCCATCCCCTTTTGTACCTGAAGTGGAAGATATAATCGTAAACGCAGTAGGTGGATTAATGCCCGCAGCATTTAAAGATCAACGGCCCGCCACCAATAAGCTCCAGCCTGTTCAGAAAGAAGAAGACGGTTCCTACAACCTGTCATCGTGGCTGGCCGGAACCGAAGGCAGCCGCATCAAATACATGCCCGAGTGGAAGGCCTTTGGCTGGTTTGATGCAAAAGACAAAGCCATCTGGAATGTCAACATCGCAAAAACAGGAAGATACGATGTATATCTTGAGTGGTCTGTTTCTGACGCTAATGCAGGAAAAACATTTGAAGTTACCGCGGGTGCAAAACGTATCAAAAGCAAGGTAGATAAAACAGGTTCCTGGTTTACTTATCGCACCAAAAAGATCGGGTCCCTGCAATTCCTAAAGGGAATCACCAGCATTGTATTACAGTCAGGCGCTTCAAACGAAAAAGGCTCCATGTTTGATGTAAGAGCACTTAGATTGGTACCCGTAAAATAA
- a CDS encoding amidohydrolase family protein gives MLKINRRKFVTGTATSGAGLLLGSLLTGFNHKEGPFFSAGEFSEKKNFMPEVLKYRKIDAHAHADEGQYKTAINLDFADRLGIEKLMISNFIRPFSEGTPDDFRSKNNFIIKCMKEYPGRFIGTVALNPAFQKESLEEIDRCRDAGMTGLGELYNQVKIDDPLYYPIIEKCIDLNWNIMMHSPVGHSRVTLYPTEPKNISLPEDFANIAKRYPEALFQFAHIGGGIDWEYACKVLKDVPNVFIEVSGSNNAAGMIDFALKCVGEDRLVFGCDYSFYQGVGQIFSARLTDTQRRKIFFENMANRLKKAGIQC, from the coding sequence ATGTTGAAAATAAATCGTAGAAAATTTGTAACCGGAACGGCCACCTCAGGTGCTGGGCTGCTGCTGGGCAGCCTGCTAACAGGATTCAACCACAAGGAAGGGCCCTTTTTCAGTGCCGGGGAGTTTTCGGAAAAAAAGAACTTCATGCCGGAGGTGCTGAAGTACCGGAAGATTGATGCGCATGCCCACGCTGATGAAGGCCAGTACAAGACGGCGATTAACCTGGATTTTGCAGACCGCCTGGGTATTGAAAAACTAATGATCTCGAATTTTATAAGGCCCTTTAGCGAAGGAACGCCAGACGACTTCCGATCTAAAAATAATTTTATCATCAAGTGTATGAAGGAATATCCCGGCAGGTTTATCGGTACGGTAGCCCTGAACCCTGCTTTCCAAAAGGAATCACTGGAAGAGATCGACCGCTGCCGGGATGCCGGCATGACAGGACTGGGAGAACTTTACAACCAGGTAAAAATTGACGACCCGCTTTATTACCCGATTATTGAGAAATGCATTGATCTTAACTGGAACATCATGATGCACTCCCCGGTAGGTCATTCCCGCGTAACGCTTTATCCAACTGAGCCAAAGAACATATCCCTGCCGGAGGATTTTGCAAATATTGCCAAAAGATACCCGGAAGCCCTGTTCCAGTTTGCGCATATCGGAGGTGGCATCGATTGGGAATATGCCTGTAAGGTACTGAAAGATGTGCCCAACGTTTTTATCGAAGTATCCGGGAGCAACAATGCTGCCGGCATGATTGATTTCGCGCTGAAATGCGTTGGAGAAGACCGGCTGGTATTTGGGTGCGATTACAGCTTCTATCAGGGCGTAGGCCAGATCTTTTCAGCCCGGCTTACCGATACACAACGAAGAAAGATTTTTTTTGAAAATATGGCCAACCGGTTAAAAAAAGCAGGTATCCAATGTTAA
- a CDS encoding amidohydrolase family protein encodes MLIDSNAYIGHWPFLKLEYNTPETLLGRMKEFGTDISVISNLNGIFYKNTQHANDELQEAIRSKKIYQDRFIPFAVINPAYGGWRDDLEQCITRMGMKGIRLYPQYHGYEIAAPACVELVKRCRDKGLPVAFCLRMVDSRTSSWMDLEKEWTLKNIVPIVKAVPDAKYLVVNAANSLALNPEEMDLFKKADLLIDSSGRNITNWSDLFKSFGTGSFCFGTHSPILDYFSGLLRIESSRATETDEKTKEQLRSGNLKRMLGI; translated from the coding sequence ATGTTAATAGACAGCAATGCATATATCGGCCACTGGCCGTTCCTCAAACTAGAATACAACACGCCGGAAACCCTCCTGGGCAGGATGAAGGAATTTGGCACGGACATATCGGTGATCAGTAATCTGAATGGCATTTTTTATAAGAACACACAGCACGCCAACGACGAATTGCAGGAAGCCATCCGCAGTAAAAAAATATACCAGGACCGGTTCATTCCTTTCGCCGTCATCAACCCGGCATACGGCGGCTGGCGCGACGATCTTGAACAGTGCATCACCCGGATGGGAATGAAAGGCATACGGCTTTATCCCCAGTATCATGGCTATGAAATAGCCGCCCCTGCCTGCGTTGAGCTGGTAAAAAGATGCCGCGATAAGGGTCTGCCGGTTGCATTTTGTCTGAGAATGGTCGACAGCAGAACCAGCTCTTGGATGGATCTTGAAAAAGAATGGACGTTAAAAAATATCGTACCCATTGTAAAAGCCGTTCCGGATGCAAAATACCTGGTAGTGAACGCAGCCAACAGCTTAGCATTGAATCCGGAAGAAATGGACCTTTTCAAAAAGGCGGATCTCCTGATCGATTCGTCCGGCAGGAATATCACCAACTGGAGCGACCTGTTCAAATCATTTGGAACGGGCAGCTTCTGTTTCGGCACCCACTCCCCTATCCTTGATTATTTCTCCGGTTTACTCCGCATCGAATCGTCACGAGCAACGGAGACAGACGAAAAAACAAAAGAACAATTAAGATCGGGAAACCTGAAAAGGATGCTGGGCATCTGA
- a CDS encoding amidohydrolase family protein, translated as MNRRNFVTRGAAGIAGMLVSRPLAGKSDSVPSHQTEVLSAAPQRYDLMKEVMKYRKIDVHAHIYWTDDSPETQLDYGRRLGIEKQVISRYLDVMPGTPEEFRKFNDLTIKAIKKYPDQLLGGFVLNPVYQKESLEEIKRCTDAGMIGPGELYYQVKINDPKYYPIIEKLIDLKMIIHSHGECQLGVGGYRMKYNGYKQPNTSIPEDFVDIARRYPEGIFQYAHIGMGGDWEYECKLFRECPNIYVDTSGSNNAENMIDFAVEHLGEDRLFFASDNSYYQGVGRILSANLTDRQKQKIFFDNYNNLLKKGGRGVD; from the coding sequence ATGAACCGAAGAAATTTTGTTACCCGGGGGGCCGCTGGCATAGCAGGTATGCTGGTGAGCCGGCCGCTAGCCGGGAAATCGGACTCCGTACCATCACATCAAACGGAGGTGCTTTCCGCTGCGCCACAACGCTATGACCTGATGAAAGAAGTTATGAAGTACCGGAAAATTGATGTACATGCGCATATTTACTGGACGGACGACAGCCCCGAAACACAGCTCGATTACGGAAGACGGTTGGGAATCGAAAAGCAGGTCATTTCGCGATACCTGGATGTAATGCCCGGCACTCCCGAAGAATTCCGGAAATTCAATGATCTTACCATCAAGGCAATTAAGAAGTATCCGGATCAGTTGCTGGGCGGCTTTGTATTAAACCCTGTTTATCAAAAAGAATCGCTGGAGGAAATCAAACGCTGTACCGATGCCGGGATGATCGGACCGGGAGAATTGTACTACCAGGTAAAAATCAATGATCCGAAGTATTACCCCATCATTGAAAAACTGATCGATCTGAAGATGATTATCCATTCGCATGGCGAATGCCAGTTGGGCGTAGGCGGATACCGGATGAAATATAACGGATATAAACAACCCAATACCTCCATACCCGAAGACTTTGTGGACATCGCCCGGCGCTATCCGGAAGGCATATTCCAGTATGCACATATTGGAATGGGGGGCGACTGGGAGTATGAATGTAAACTGTTCCGGGAATGTCCTAATATTTATGTAGACACTTCCGGAAGTAACAACGCCGAAAACATGATCGACTTTGCCGTAGAACATCTTGGCGAAGACCGCTTATTTTTTGCTTCCGACAATTCTTACTACCAGGGAGTGGGCAGGATCCTGTCTGCAAACTTAACCGACCGGCAAAAGCAAAAGATATTTTTTGATAATTATAATAATCTCTTAAAAAAAGGAGGCAGAGGTGTTGATTGA
- a CDS encoding amidohydrolase family protein: MLIDINAYVGHWPFMQLKYNNCAALLERMNKYGVQTSVISNLNGIFYKNTQSANRELYDELKALGTHRKRFIPFAVINPTYAGWQYDLEESVKKFGMKGVRVYPKYHDYEITDPALIELVKRTRDMNLPVAFNYKMVDSRQRSWMDIDYVAYTPKPEWSLKNIFPIIKAVPDAKYMILNVTNSMQLDAADAALFKKAQVLMDTSGRTINDLGNLLKTQGTERFAFGTHSPILDYLTGMLRIEALRAQEADVTVKELLRSGNAKKFLGL, translated from the coding sequence GTGTTGATTGATATTAATGCATACGTAGGACACTGGCCCTTCATGCAGCTGAAGTACAACAACTGTGCGGCGCTTTTGGAGCGAATGAACAAGTATGGCGTGCAAACATCCGTAATCAGTAACCTGAATGGTATTTTTTATAAAAACACCCAATCCGCCAACCGGGAATTGTACGATGAATTGAAAGCGCTGGGAACACACCGGAAACGCTTTATTCCGTTCGCTGTTATCAATCCCACCTATGCCGGCTGGCAATATGACCTGGAGGAAAGTGTAAAAAAATTCGGGATGAAAGGGGTGCGCGTCTACCCCAAATACCATGATTACGAAATTACCGATCCCGCGCTCATTGAACTGGTAAAAAGAACCCGGGACATGAACCTGCCGGTAGCCTTTAATTATAAAATGGTAGACAGCCGGCAGCGCTCCTGGATGGATATCGACTATGTAGCGTACACGCCCAAGCCGGAATGGTCTTTAAAAAACATTTTCCCGATCATCAAGGCGGTTCCGGATGCAAAATATATGATCCTGAATGTAACCAATAGCATGCAGCTTGATGCAGCAGATGCTGCTTTATTTAAGAAGGCACAGGTGTTGATGGATACCTCCGGAAGAACCATCAACGACCTGGGAAATCTTCTGAAAACACAGGGTACGGAGCGATTTGCTTTTGGAACCCACTCCCCCATCCTCGATTACCTCACCGGAATGTTGCGGATAGAGGCATTAAGAGCGCAGGAAGCCGATGTTACCGTAAAAGAATTATTACGATCGGGAAACGCAAAAAAATTTTTAGGGCTGTAA